In Nocardioides cavernae, a single genomic region encodes these proteins:
- a CDS encoding DUF4203 domain-containing protein, producing MADIILGVLAIVAGGAMLVAGQFVLRLVIPVWGFFAGFAFGAGIVAGFADERFLGTVLGWVLGLVFAVIFAVLAYLYYYVAVVLAMGAAGFAIGSGIVVALGISWNWVAVLVGLVVGVVLGLLSVFTNVPMMVLVIVGSIAGAVGVTSGLMLLVGSLNSADFTRGDFTDRVSSSFGWSLLLLVLALGGIAIQAMGRALRRQTIREAWYVEVP from the coding sequence ATGGCTGACATCATCCTGGGCGTCCTCGCCATCGTCGCCGGGGGCGCCATGCTCGTCGCCGGCCAGTTCGTGCTGCGTCTCGTGATCCCCGTCTGGGGCTTCTTCGCCGGTTTCGCCTTCGGCGCCGGCATCGTCGCCGGGTTCGCCGACGAGCGCTTCCTCGGCACCGTGCTCGGGTGGGTGCTCGGCCTGGTCTTCGCGGTGATCTTCGCGGTCCTGGCCTACCTGTACTACTACGTCGCGGTCGTCCTTGCGATGGGCGCGGCCGGGTTCGCGATCGGCTCGGGCATCGTCGTCGCCCTCGGTATCTCCTGGAACTGGGTTGCCGTCCTGGTGGGCCTGGTCGTCGGCGTCGTCCTCGGCCTCCTGTCGGTGTTCACCAACGTGCCGATGATGGTGCTCGTCATCGTCGGGTCAATCGCCGGTGCCGTCGGCGTGACGAGTGGCCTCATGCTGCTGGTGGGCTCACTGAACTCCGCCGACTTCACCAGGGGCGACTTCACCGACCGCGTCTCCAGCAGCTTCGGGTGGTCCCTGCTCCTGCTGGTGCTCGCCCTCGGCGGCATCGCCATCCAAGCCATGGGGCGGGCCCTCAGGCGCCAGACCATCCGCGAAGCCTGGTACGTCGAGGTCCCCTGA
- a CDS encoding aromatic ring-opening dioxygenase LigA, with protein MRKTASLVAIVVGIVMAVAGVATWVVVSSTLSEQKIVVADDANCLAGDEVDGPFSAYCQADVIDKHTKAITGGLTYAELDREDPNRATAMDSAFLQASLFTSVVAFGVAFMAIGVGIVLALIGFGMRAPVPTRDPAGYTAAG; from the coding sequence ATGCGCAAGACAGCTTCGTTGGTCGCCATCGTGGTGGGGATCGTGATGGCCGTTGCAGGAGTCGCCACCTGGGTGGTCGTCAGCAGCACCCTGTCGGAGCAGAAGATCGTCGTGGCGGACGACGCCAACTGCCTTGCGGGTGACGAGGTCGACGGACCCTTCTCCGCCTACTGCCAGGCCGACGTCATCGACAAGCACACCAAGGCCATCACCGGCGGCCTCACCTACGCCGAGCTCGACCGCGAGGACCCCAACCGGGCCACCGCGATGGACTCTGCGTTCCTGCAGGCCTCGCTGTTCACCTCGGTGGTCGCGTTCGGCGTCGCGTTCATGGCCATCGGGGTCGGCATCGTGCTGGCACTGATCGGCTTCGGCATGCGAGCGCCGGTCCCGACCCGCGACCCGGCCGGCTACACCGCTGCGGGCTGA